In the genome of Pseudomonadota bacterium, one region contains:
- a CDS encoding efflux RND transporter permease subunit produces the protein ERSAFMGFGPGYHGEAPPGQRRAAVTLAIAKQPGQNAVDITRAVEAQLAALENIAIPAGVHLSITRNYGETAQDKANKLISKLLFATGAVIALVLLTLGWREAIIVGSAVVITLLITLFASWAWGFTINRVSLFALIFSIGILVDDAIVVVENIHRRMALEDRPLLDVIPEAVDEVGGPTILATFTVIAALMPMAFVSGLMGPYMSPIPINASMGMFISLAVAFVVTPWLARRLLRHSGGSHTAESQDQATHTWSYRLFSRMLRPFLRENAGRGPRWALTAAVMVLMVSALSLPYFQLVVLKMLPLDNKSELQLVIDMPEGTPVEQTQRVLSALGDHLETVPEVTHFQMYAGTSAPINFNGLVRQYYLRQEPHQGDIQVNLMDKHHRDRSSHQIALAMRPQLQEIGRRYDANVKVVEVPPGPPVLAPIVAEVYGAGHSRQLETARALRNAFEQTPDIVDVDDTLESPMTKRLFRVDRQKAALLGVPHAAIVAAITTATGGEDITYLHDEYVKYALPVRLEFAEGDKRDLETLLQLRVRSRSGALIPLSDVVQVVESQREQTLYHKDLLPVIYVTGDMAGEVDSPLYGMFQLVGEINDAGLDGRPMEQLFTRQPTLAVSDAIKWDGEWQITYETFRDMGIAYAVGVILIYLLVVGQFRSYAVPLVIMAPIPLTMIGIFPGHTLFGAQFTATSMIGMMALAGIIVRNSILLVDFINQQSASGVSFEEAVIRSGAVRAKPIVLTAVAATTGAFFILDDPIFSGLAVSLISGIAVSTALTLIVIPVMYYAFFRPRAAAGSE, from the coding sequence GAACGCTCGGCGTTCATGGGCTTCGGCCCTGGCTACCACGGCGAAGCGCCGCCCGGACAACGCCGGGCGGCCGTCACCTTGGCCATCGCCAAACAACCCGGACAAAACGCGGTGGATATTACCCGCGCGGTCGAGGCCCAGCTCGCGGCCCTCGAAAACATCGCCATCCCTGCCGGCGTGCATCTCAGCATCACCCGCAACTACGGTGAAACCGCGCAAGATAAAGCCAACAAGCTCATCAGCAAGCTCCTGTTTGCCACCGGCGCGGTCATTGCGCTGGTGCTGCTGACCCTGGGCTGGCGCGAAGCGATCATTGTCGGCAGCGCGGTGGTCATTACGCTGCTGATCACTTTATTCGCTTCCTGGGCCTGGGGCTTCACCATCAACCGCGTATCGCTGTTCGCGCTGATCTTCTCCATCGGGATTCTGGTGGACGACGCCATCGTGGTGGTGGAAAACATTCACCGCCGGATGGCCCTGGAGGATCGCCCGCTGTTGGACGTCATTCCCGAAGCCGTGGACGAGGTCGGCGGCCCCACCATTCTGGCGACCTTTACGGTCATCGCCGCCCTCATGCCCATGGCCTTCGTCAGCGGCTTGATGGGCCCTTATATGAGCCCCATTCCCATCAACGCCAGCATGGGCATGTTCATCTCGCTGGCGGTGGCGTTCGTGGTCACTCCCTGGTTAGCGCGACGGCTGCTCCGCCATTCCGGCGGTTCGCATACCGCCGAGTCGCAAGATCAAGCCACGCATACCTGGTCGTACCGCTTGTTCAGCCGGATGCTGCGGCCATTTCTTCGAGAAAACGCTGGCCGTGGACCGCGATGGGCACTGACCGCCGCGGTCATGGTGCTCATGGTCTCCGCGCTCAGCCTGCCGTACTTTCAGTTGGTGGTGCTCAAGATGCTGCCGCTGGATAACAAATCCGAACTACAGCTGGTCATCGACATGCCCGAGGGCACCCCCGTCGAGCAGACCCAACGGGTACTCTCAGCCTTAGGCGATCACCTGGAAACCGTCCCGGAAGTGACTCACTTCCAGATGTATGCCGGGACTTCCGCACCGATCAACTTCAACGGCCTAGTCCGGCAATACTACTTACGCCAGGAACCACATCAGGGGGATATTCAGGTCAACCTGATGGATAAACATCACCGCGATCGCTCCAGCCACCAGATCGCCTTGGCCATGCGTCCGCAACTGCAAGAAATTGGCCGACGCTACGACGCCAACGTGAAGGTGGTCGAGGTCCCGCCGGGACCACCGGTGCTGGCACCCATCGTGGCGGAAGTCTATGGCGCCGGCCACAGCCGGCAGCTGGAAACCGCTCGGGCCTTGCGCAATGCCTTCGAGCAGACACCCGACATTGTCGATGTCGATGACACCTTAGAGTCCCCCATGACCAAGCGGTTGTTCCGTGTCGATCGGCAAAAGGCAGCCTTGCTGGGTGTGCCGCACGCCGCCATCGTCGCAGCCATCACCACGGCGACGGGCGGCGAGGACATCACCTACCTGCACGACGAATACGTCAAGTACGCACTCCCGGTTCGCCTGGAGTTTGCCGAAGGGGACAAACGGGATTTGGAAACCCTACTGCAACTGCGCGTACGGAGCCGAAGCGGCGCCTTGATCCCCTTGAGCGATGTGGTTCAAGTGGTTGAGAGCCAGCGGGAACAAACCCTTTACCACAAGGACCTGCTGCCCGTTATCTATGTCACCGGCGACATGGCCGGTGAAGTCGATAGCCCGCTCTACGGCATGTTTCAGCTTGTGGGCGAGATAAACGATGCCGGCCTTGATGGTCGCCCGATGGAGCAGCTTTTCACCCGCCAACCCACCTTGGCGGTGAGCGACGCCATCAAGTGGGACGGCGAATGGCAAATCACCTATGAGACATTCCGGGATATGGGCATTGCCTATGCGGTGGGGGTAATCCTGATTTACCTGCTGGTGGTGGGCCAGTTCCGCTCGTATGCCGTACCGCTGGTCATCATGGCCCCCATTCCCCTGACCATGATCGGGATCTTCCCGGGGCATACGCTCTTCGGCGCCCAGTTCACCGCCACCTCCATGATCGGCATGATGGCCTTGGCCGGCATTATTGTCCGCAACTCCATCTTGCTCGTGGACTTCATTAACCAACAAAGCGCCAGCGGCGTGTCGTTCGAAGAAGCGGTGATTCGTTCCGGCGCCGTCCGCGCCAAGCCGATTGTGCTCACAGCCGTGGCCGCCACCACAGGCGCGTTCTTTATTCTGGACGATCCGATCTTCAGCGGTCTGGCCGTGTCGCTGATCAGCGGCATCGCCGTGTCCACGGCCCTCACACTCATCGTGATTCCGGTGATGTACTACGCCTTTTTCCGCCCCCGAGCGGCAGCCGGCAGCGAGTAA
- the purT gene encoding formate-dependent phosphoribosylglycinamide formyltransferase → MTDACIGTPLSPVATRVMLLGAGELGKEVVIELQRLGVEVIAVDRYANAPAMQVAHRWHVINMLDAKALRAVVEQEQPELIVPEIEAIATDALVALEQEGYRVIPTARATRLTMNREGIRRLAAEELNLRTSPYRFADTREAFDDAIQAVGMPCVVKPIMSSSGKGQSLIRTAADIEPAWNYAQAGGRAGQGRVIVEGFVDFDYEITLLTVRYRDSDGEIQTRYCDPIGHRQMGGDYVESWQPQPMKPAALEESRRHAKAITDALGGLGVFGVELFIKGEHVWFSEVSPRPHDTGLVTLISQDLSEFALHARAILGLPVPAIRQFGPCASAVIKVTAHSDRLRYGNLHAALAQVDTQLRLFGKPEVQGTRRMGVALARAETLDAARHKAQAAAGQVTIDSSA, encoded by the coding sequence ATGACGGACGCGTGCATCGGGACGCCGTTATCGCCGGTCGCTACCCGCGTGATGCTCCTAGGCGCCGGTGAACTCGGCAAAGAAGTGGTCATCGAGCTACAACGGCTGGGTGTGGAAGTGATCGCCGTCGATCGCTACGCCAATGCGCCGGCCATGCAAGTGGCGCATCGTTGGCACGTCATCAACATGCTGGACGCAAAAGCCCTGCGCGCGGTGGTGGAACAGGAGCAGCCTGAGCTCATCGTGCCGGAAATCGAAGCCATCGCAACCGACGCCCTGGTGGCCCTGGAACAAGAAGGCTACCGCGTCATTCCCACGGCGCGGGCGACCCGGCTGACCATGAACCGCGAAGGCATCCGCCGCCTGGCAGCGGAGGAATTGAACCTAAGAACCTCCCCCTATCGCTTTGCGGACACGCGGGAGGCCTTCGACGACGCGATCCAAGCGGTCGGGATGCCGTGCGTGGTCAAGCCGATCATGTCCTCTTCCGGTAAAGGACAAAGCCTGATCCGCACGGCGGCGGATATCGAACCGGCGTGGAACTACGCCCAGGCGGGTGGCCGGGCCGGTCAAGGCCGGGTGATCGTGGAGGGATTTGTGGATTTCGACTACGAAATCACCCTGCTCACGGTCCGTTATCGCGATTCGGACGGTGAGATCCAAACCCGCTACTGCGACCCCATCGGCCATCGGCAGATGGGGGGCGATTATGTGGAATCCTGGCAACCGCAACCGATGAAACCGGCAGCGCTGGAGGAATCGCGGCGCCATGCCAAAGCCATTACGGATGCCCTCGGTGGGCTCGGCGTATTCGGCGTGGAGCTGTTCATCAAAGGGGAGCATGTGTGGTTCAGCGAAGTCTCACCGCGCCCACACGATACCGGACTGGTGACGTTAATCTCGCAAGATCTCTCGGAGTTTGCCCTACACGCCCGGGCCATACTCGGTCTGCCAGTACCCGCGATTCGTCAGTTCGGGCCTTGTGCTTCGGCGGTGATCAAAGTCACCGCCCACAGCGACCGGCTCCGTTACGGTAATCTGCACGCGGCGCTGGCCCAGGTCGATACCCAACTGCGCTTGTTCGGCAAGCCGGAAGTTCAGGGCACCCGGCGCATGGGCGTCGCCCTGGCGCGCGCGGAAACCCTGGACGCCGCACGGCACAAAGCCCAAGCTGCGGCCGGTCAGGTGACGATCGACAGCTCCGCTTGA